In the Dendropsophus ebraccatus isolate aDenEbr1 unplaced genomic scaffold, aDenEbr1.pat pat_scaffold_1443_ctg1, whole genome shotgun sequence genome, one interval contains:
- the LOC138775271 gene encoding polycystin-1-like protein 3 isoform X1: MHHYGIAFLVSLLTVKLWRLLNLNPNLHLITMTLKKASNEISGFLLTILILLVAYSISCNLLFGWTIPSYRTFTDSAVTIVSLLLGIFDYEEVLSLDPVLGSLLIFTCVIFLVFIVVNIFLSALLNVFSSERKNPTVRTKQWLPLLLTKM, translated from the exons ATGCATCATTATGGTATTGCCTTCCTGGTTTCATTATTAACCGTCAAGCTCTGGCGCCTCCTCAACTTGAACCCAAATCTTCACCTCATCACAATGACACTTAAGAAGGCTTCGAATGAAATAAGTGGCTTCCTTCTCACTATCCTAATTCTCCTGGTGGCCTACTCCATTTCT TGCAACTTACTTTTTGGTTGGACCATTCCCAGTTACAGAACATTTACTGATTCTGCTGTGACTATTGTCAGCCTATTACTTGGCATTTTTGATTATGAAGAG GTTCTCAGTCTGGACCCAGTCCTTGGCTCTCTGCTTATCTTTACATGTGTTATCTTTCTTGTGTTCATAGTTGTCAACATCTTCTTGTCCGCTTTATTAAATGTCTTCTCTAGCGAACGCAAGAACCCAACGGTAAGAACAAAGCAGTGGTTACCTCTATTACTTACCAAAATGTGa
- the LOC138775270 gene encoding IST1 homolog, whose protein sequence is MLGSGFKAERLRVNLRLVINRLKLLEKKKTELAQKARKEIADYLSSGKDERARIRVEHIIREDYLVEAMEILELYCDLLLARFGLIQSMKELDPGLAEAVSTLIWAAPRLQTEVSELKIVADQLCAKYSKEYGKLCRTNQIGTVNDRLMHKLSVEAPPKILVERYLIEIAKNYNVPYEPDSVVMAEVPTGVEADLIDVGFSDDIKKGGGGGSGGGGGFGVPLPTMPAMQMPTPTIPFNYPVSGGPETFNGPPVGIYQPFGNQNPPAMGMGPPPIPSMPPTYESLGDGGPQANAPPQDGPGNPLPIAKPRTKIPDNFVLPELPSVPDTLPNASAGAGTSTSEDIDFDDLSRRFEELKKKT, encoded by the exons ATGTTGGGCTCCGGGTTTAAGGCTGAGCGGCTTCGAGTAAATTTAAGGCTTGTCATAAACAGACTGAAACTTttggagaagaaaaaaa CCGAGTTGGCACAAAAGGCCAGAAAGGAGATTGCAGACTACTTATCCTCTGGGAAAGATGAAAGAGCAAGAATCCGGGTGGAGCACATCATCCGAGAGGACTACTTGGTAGAAGCCATGGAGATCTTAGAATTATACTGTGATCTGCTTCTGGCCCGATTTGGCTTAATTCAGTCTATGAA GGAGCTTGATCCAGGTCTGGCTGAAGCAGTCTCCACATTAATTTGGGCAGCTCCACGTCTACAGACTGAAGTATCCGAACTGAAAATA GTTGCTGATCAACTGTGCGCCAAGTATAGTAAAGAATATGGAAAGCTGTGCAGGACAAACCAGATTGGAACAGTCAACGACCGG CTAATGCACAAGCTGAGTGTAGAGGCTCCTCCAAAAATTCTTGTCGAGCGGTACCTCATTGAGATTGCTAAAAACTACAACGTGCCCTATGAACCAGATTCTGTGGTTATG GCCGAGGTTCCTACAGGTGTTGAAGCAGATCTTATAGATGTTGGATTTTCAGATGACATAAAGAAAGGAGGCGGTGGAGGAAGTGGAGGGGGTGGAGGATTTGGAGTACCATTGCCAACCATGCCTGCAATGCAAATGCCCACCCCTACAATACCATTTAATTACCCTGTATCTGGTGGACCG GAGACTTTCAATGGACCTCCTGTGGGAATCTATCAACCTTTTGGTAACCAAAATCCTCCAGCAATGGGAATGGGGCCCCCACCAATCCCATCTATGCCTCCTACATATGAGTCT CTTGGTGATGGTGGGCCACAGGCAAATGCTCCTCCACAGGATG gtcctGGTAATCCACTACCTATTGCTAAACCACGTACAAAGATACCAGATAACTTTGTCCTTCCAGAATTGCCGTCTGTTCCAGACACACTCCCTAATGCCTCTGCTGGAGCTGGAACTTCAACTTCAGAAGATATTGATTTTGATGACCTGTCACGCAGATTTGAGGAGCTAAAGAAGAAAACCTAA
- the LOC138775271 gene encoding polycystin-1-like protein 2 isoform X2 translates to MHHYGIAFLVSLLTVKLWRLLNLNPNLHLITMTLKKASNEISGFLLTILILLVAYSISCNLLFGWTIPSYRTFTDSAVTIVSLLLGIFDYEELSTSSCPLY, encoded by the exons ATGCATCATTATGGTATTGCCTTCCTGGTTTCATTATTAACCGTCAAGCTCTGGCGCCTCCTCAACTTGAACCCAAATCTTCACCTCATCACAATGACACTTAAGAAGGCTTCGAATGAAATAAGTGGCTTCCTTCTCACTATCCTAATTCTCCTGGTGGCCTACTCCATTTCT TGCAACTTACTTTTTGGTTGGACCATTCCCAGTTACAGAACATTTACTGATTCTGCTGTGACTATTGTCAGCCTATTACTTGGCATTTTTGATTATGAAGAG TTGTCAACATCTTCTTGTCCGCTTTATTAA